Proteins found in one Sphingomonas sp. SORGH_AS_0879 genomic segment:
- a CDS encoding Tim44/TimA family putative adaptor protein, with product MVALFLALRLYSVLGKRTGHEQQPLARSADDRPLPVTLPRAAEPVQGTTPVVNRNIDPRAEQGLRSVISGEPGFDVTQFLGGAQAAYRMTLEAFWKGDENALADLVEADVLAAFSEAIEQRREAGQTLDNRLIRIDSARIVDAQVEGRQARITVRFDADIAAITRDAEGNVIAGSLSDAVETHDVWTFARTLKSGDPNWKLVDTDEA from the coding sequence ATGGTCGCGCTCTTCCTCGCACTGAGGCTGTACAGCGTGCTGGGCAAGCGCACGGGTCATGAACAGCAGCCGCTGGCGCGCAGTGCCGACGACCGCCCGCTGCCGGTGACTCTGCCGCGCGCCGCCGAGCCGGTGCAGGGAACGACGCCGGTGGTGAACCGCAATATCGACCCGCGCGCCGAACAGGGCCTGCGCTCGGTCATCTCGGGCGAGCCGGGCTTCGACGTGACCCAGTTTCTGGGCGGCGCGCAGGCGGCGTATCGCATGACGCTGGAAGCCTTTTGGAAGGGCGATGAGAACGCGCTGGCCGATCTGGTCGAGGCGGACGTGCTGGCCGCCTTCTCCGAAGCGATCGAACAGCGGCGCGAGGCGGGGCAGACGCTCGACAACCGTCTGATCCGTATCGACAGCGCCAGGATCGTCGATGCACAGGTCGAGGGGCGTCAGGCGCGGATCACCGTCCGCTTCGACGCCGATATCGCCGCCATCACCCGCGATGCCGAGGGTAACGTCATCGCCGGTTCGCTGAGCGATGCGGTCGAGACGCATGACGTCTGGACCTTCGCCCGCACGCTCAAGAGCGGCGACCCGAACTGGAAGCTTGTCGACACCGACGAAGCCTGA
- the secB gene encoding protein-export chaperone SecB, translated as MDEQGLPQGFEAPTAEGEDAGPAAGLISQYVKDLSFENPNAPGIYQAQTAPGIDVQFNIAASQVGEEVHELVLKIEVRAESEGKTAFIVDLSYAGLFGFRNVPADQIQPFMLGEAPRLLFPFARRVLADAVRDGGFPPLMLEPIDFAQLYLQQAEAQAGTAQPNTPETGHA; from the coding sequence ATGGACGAACAGGGTTTGCCGCAGGGCTTCGAAGCGCCGACCGCCGAGGGCGAGGATGCGGGCCCCGCCGCCGGTCTGATCTCGCAATATGTGAAGGACCTGTCGTTCGAGAACCCGAACGCACCGGGTATCTATCAGGCGCAGACTGCCCCCGGCATCGACGTGCAGTTCAACATCGCCGCCAGCCAGGTGGGCGAGGAAGTCCACGAACTGGTCCTGAAGATCGAGGTTCGCGCCGAGTCCGAGGGCAAGACCGCCTTCATCGTCGACCTCAGCTATGCGGGCCTGTTCGGTTTCCGCAACGTGCCCGCCGACCAGATCCAGCCCTTCATGCTGGGCGAAGCACCGCGCCTGCTCTTCCCCTTCGCCCGCCGCGTGCTGGCCGATGCGGTGCGTGACGGCGGCTTCCCGCCGCTGATGCTGGAGCCGATCGACTTCGCGCAGCTTTATCTGCAACAGGCCGAGGCGCAGGCGGGCACCGCCCAGCCCAACACCCCGGAAACCGGCCACGCCTGA
- the murJ gene encoding murein biosynthesis integral membrane protein MurJ produces MNLTKALGSVGGLTLASRVLGLVRDSLFFRFVGANFASDAFQIAFRLPNMFRALFAEGAFSAAFIPMFNRKVAEGDKAEEGSGLAQGLAFAEHALSVLLPVLIVMTAIVEVAAWPVTWVQTFGYGKGSAAQFDYIVLLNRLTFPYLLFISLVSLLGGILNSLNRFWVNAAAPILLNLTLIVALLFFHTHDPMATARNQAIAVSVAGLLQFVWLWWACRRAGVRLKLRWPVINDDVKRLMKLILPAAAGAGAVQINLVISTALAARFLPAGSVSYIYAADRLNQLPLGLIGIGLGTVLLPTISRLLGAGREVEAMETQNRGMELALLLTLPATVALIVCGQPIVAALFEHGKFTATNSYYTAQALAAFSIGLPSYILVKVLTPGYYARADTRTPVRYATWSMLVNLVLNLIFIWWLGHMGPPLATAIASTVNVVLLYRTLARRGHFVADAQLRRRSWRMLLAAILMGGAMALLNAQFQPYVTGTNIERWGALLLLVATGMLVYAVATFATGAFRVTDIKRLVRRNS; encoded by the coding sequence ATGAACCTGACCAAGGCGTTGGGCTCGGTCGGCGGGCTGACTCTGGCCAGCCGGGTGCTTGGTCTGGTTCGCGATTCGCTGTTCTTCCGCTTCGTGGGCGCGAATTTCGCCTCCGATGCGTTCCAGATCGCGTTCCGCCTGCCCAACATGTTCCGCGCGCTGTTCGCGGAAGGAGCCTTCTCCGCCGCCTTCATCCCGATGTTCAACCGCAAGGTGGCGGAAGGTGACAAGGCGGAGGAAGGCTCCGGGCTGGCGCAGGGGCTGGCCTTTGCCGAACACGCGCTATCGGTCCTCTTGCCGGTCCTGATCGTGATGACCGCGATCGTCGAGGTCGCGGCCTGGCCCGTCACCTGGGTCCAGACCTTCGGCTATGGCAAGGGCAGCGCGGCGCAGTTCGACTATATCGTCCTGCTCAACCGGCTGACCTTCCCCTATCTGCTGTTCATCAGCCTGGTGTCGCTGCTGGGCGGCATCCTCAATTCGCTGAATCGTTTCTGGGTGAATGCGGCGGCGCCGATCCTGCTCAACCTGACGCTGATCGTCGCCCTCCTGTTCTTCCACACGCACGACCCGATGGCGACCGCGCGGAATCAGGCGATCGCGGTGTCGGTCGCGGGGCTGCTGCAATTCGTCTGGCTGTGGTGGGCCTGCCGCCGCGCCGGTGTGCGGCTGAAACTCCGCTGGCCGGTCATCAATGATGACGTCAAACGGTTGATGAAGCTGATCCTGCCCGCCGCCGCGGGCGCGGGTGCGGTGCAGATCAACCTCGTCATCTCGACCGCGCTGGCCGCGCGTTTCCTGCCCGCCGGATCGGTGTCCTATATCTATGCCGCCGACCGGCTGAACCAATTGCCATTGGGTCTGATCGGCATCGGTCTCGGCACCGTGCTCCTCCCGACCATTTCCCGCCTGTTGGGTGCGGGTCGCGAGGTGGAGGCGATGGAGACGCAGAACCGGGGCATGGAACTGGCGCTGCTGCTCACCCTGCCCGCCACGGTCGCCCTGATCGTCTGTGGCCAGCCGATCGTCGCCGCGCTGTTCGAGCATGGCAAGTTCACCGCGACCAACAGCTATTACACCGCGCAGGCGCTGGCCGCCTTCTCGATCGGACTGCCCAGCTATATTCTCGTGAAGGTGCTGACGCCGGGCTATTATGCGCGGGCCGATACGCGGACGCCGGTGCGCTATGCGACCTGGTCGATGCTGGTCAATCTGGTGCTGAACCTGATCTTCATCTGGTGGCTGGGCCATATGGGCCCGCCGCTCGCCACCGCGATCGCCTCGACGGTCAATGTCGTGCTGCTCTATCGCACGCTGGCCAGGCGCGGGCATTTCGTCGCCGATGCGCAGTTGCGGCGGCGAAGCTGGCGGATGCTGCTCGCCGCCATCCTGATGGGCGGGGCAATGGCGCTGCTCAATGCGCAGTTCCAACCCTATGTCACCGGCACCAATATCGAGCGCTGGGGCGCGCTCCTCCTACTGGTCGCGACGGGGATGCTCGTCTATGCGGTGGCGACCTTCGCGACCGGGGCCTTCCGGGTCACGGATATCAAGCGGCTCGTTCGCCGCAACAGTTGA
- the trpS gene encoding tryptophan--tRNA ligase, with protein sequence MRVVSGIKPTGNLHLGNYLGAVKQWVAMQDDIQAKGGETMYFIADLHGLTEWIAPADMAANTIEMTATLIAAGIDPERSILFNQTRVPQHSELGWLLNNVARVGWLNRMTQFKDKAGKNREGASVGLYDYPVLMAADVLLYNATHVPVGEDQKQHLELARDIATKFNNDYEREVFTLPEPLISKAAPRIMSLRDGASKMSKSNPSEMSLVKLIDSDDQIAEKFRKAKTDPDVLPDTLDGLEGRPEARNLVTIYAAMADREPADVLAQFAGQGFGAFKPELADLAVATLGPIRERLTRLLDDRGEVGRILERGAEKARDLAAPMLLDVQRTMGLQI encoded by the coding sequence ATGCGCGTCGTTTCCGGCATCAAGCCCACGGGCAACCTTCATCTCGGCAATTATCTGGGCGCCGTGAAGCAGTGGGTCGCGATGCAGGACGACATCCAGGCCAAGGGCGGCGAGACGATGTACTTCATCGCCGACCTGCACGGCCTGACCGAATGGATCGCGCCCGCCGACATGGCCGCGAACACCATCGAGATGACCGCGACGCTGATCGCGGCGGGCATCGATCCCGAACGCTCGATCCTGTTCAACCAGACCCGCGTGCCGCAGCATAGCGAACTGGGCTGGTTGCTGAACAATGTGGCGCGGGTCGGCTGGCTGAACCGCATGACGCAGTTCAAGGACAAGGCGGGCAAGAACCGCGAGGGTGCGAGCGTCGGGCTGTACGACTATCCGGTGCTGATGGCGGCCGATGTGCTGCTCTACAACGCGACGCACGTGCCGGTGGGCGAGGACCAGAAACAGCATCTGGAACTGGCGCGCGACATCGCGACCAAGTTCAACAATGATTATGAGCGCGAGGTCTTCACCCTGCCCGAGCCGCTGATCAGCAAGGCGGCCCCGCGCATCATGTCCTTGCGCGACGGCGCGTCGAAAATGTCCAAGTCGAACCCGTCGGAGATGTCGCTGGTCAAGCTGATCGACAGCGACGACCAGATCGCCGAGAAGTTCCGCAAGGCCAAGACCGACCCCGACGTGCTCCCCGACACGCTGGACGGGCTGGAGGGCCGACCCGAGGCGCGCAACCTGGTCACCATCTACGCCGCGATGGCGGACCGTGAACCGGCGGACGTGCTGGCGCAGTTCGCAGGGCAGGGCTTCGGCGCGTTCAAGCCCGAACTGGCGGATCTGGCGGTGGCGACGCTCGGCCCGATCCGCGAGCGGCTGACCCGGTTGCTCGACGATCGCGGCGAAGTCGGCCGTATCCTGGAACGCGGTGCGGAGAAGGCTCGCGATCTGGCCGCGCCGATGCTGCTCGACGTGCAACGGACCATGGGCCTGCAAATCTGA
- the dnaA gene encoding chromosomal replication initiator protein DnaA produces the protein MTNWQATRPTTDQARAWARVRANLRESAGARLFDQWLKPMELIEGDEPDTVRLALPSAFATNWVRSHYADRLHLEFKAVLPEVRAVVIETRAPSKVARLTTETLEAPPLRVVARNEEPQPQAPQDDEQPSLFGEPVARKRPAPVAVEAPVARPAPRSVAKVASPVAAAPAPPLRVPSDRPPLDPRLTFDRFVVDSSNRVAFNAALSLAEPGPPRFSPLFLHGGTGQGKTHLMHAIAHAFLESHPDAVVLCMSAERFMFDFVAAMRARDTHSFKSRLRSADLLLIDDLQFIAGKDSTQEEFFHTVNELVGAGKRLVISADRSPQSLDGVEPRIIGRLGAGLVADIKAPDLTLRRTILNRKVADLPEIHVPTDVLDLLASRIRGNIRELEGALNRVVAYAQLTGDKIDMEFAVATLGEVLRGAQRRITIDEIQKLVSRHFELKPLDLVSARRARAIARPRQIAMYLAKRLTTRSLPEIGRKFGGRDHSTVIYAVRKIEELRDTDRDIDNAVRVLMKELEG, from the coding sequence GTGACGAATTGGCAGGCCACGCGACCGACGACCGACCAGGCCCGTGCCTGGGCGCGCGTCCGCGCCAACCTGCGCGAATCGGCCGGAGCCCGCCTGTTCGACCAGTGGCTGAAGCCGATGGAACTGATCGAGGGTGACGAGCCCGACACGGTCCGTCTGGCGCTCCCCTCGGCCTTTGCGACCAATTGGGTGCGCAGCCATTATGCGGACCGCTTGCATCTGGAATTCAAGGCGGTGCTGCCCGAGGTGCGTGCCGTGGTCATCGAGACCCGTGCACCCAGCAAGGTCGCTCGCCTGACCACCGAGACGCTGGAGGCCCCCCCGCTGCGAGTCGTCGCGCGCAACGAAGAGCCCCAGCCGCAAGCCCCTCAGGATGACGAGCAGCCTTCGTTGTTCGGCGAGCCTGTGGCGCGCAAGCGGCCCGCCCCCGTCGCGGTCGAAGCACCGGTGGCGCGTCCGGCTCCCCGCAGCGTCGCCAAGGTCGCCAGCCCGGTCGCGGCGGCACCCGCCCCGCCGCTGCGCGTGCCCAGCGACCGGCCACCGCTCGACCCGCGCCTGACCTTCGATCGATTCGTGGTCGATTCGTCGAACCGCGTCGCCTTCAACGCCGCCCTGTCGCTGGCCGAGCCGGGGCCGCCGCGCTTCAGCCCGCTGTTCCTCCATGGCGGTACGGGGCAAGGCAAGACCCATTTGATGCACGCCATCGCCCATGCCTTTCTCGAGTCGCATCCCGATGCGGTCGTGCTGTGCATGTCGGCCGAGCGGTTCATGTTCGATTTCGTCGCCGCGATGCGCGCGCGCGATACGCACAGCTTCAAGTCGCGGCTGCGCTCCGCCGACCTCCTGCTGATCGACGATCTTCAGTTCATCGCGGGCAAGGATTCGACGCAGGAAGAATTCTTCCATACCGTCAACGAACTGGTCGGCGCGGGCAAGCGGCTGGTCATTTCGGCCGATCGCTCGCCTCAGTCGCTCGACGGGGTGGAGCCGCGGATCATCGGTCGCCTGGGGGCGGGGCTGGTCGCCGATATCAAGGCGCCCGACCTGACGCTGCGTCGCACGATCCTCAACCGCAAGGTCGCCGACCTGCCCGAGATCCACGTTCCGACCGACGTGCTCGACCTGCTCGCCTCGCGGATTCGCGGCAATATCCGCGAGCTGGAAGGCGCGTTGAACAGGGTGGTCGCCTATGCGCAGTTGACCGGCGACAAGATCGACATGGAATTTGCCGTCGCCACGCTGGGCGAGGTGCTGCGGGGGGCGCAGCGTCGGATCACCATCGATGAAATCCAGAAGCTGGTGAGCCGCCATTTCGAACTGAAGCCGCTCGATCTGGTGTCGGCCCGCCGCGCCCGCGCCATCGCCCGCCCGCGCCAGATCGCCATGTATCTGGCCAAGCGCCTGACCACCCGCTCGCTCCCTGAGATCGGGCGCAAGTTCGGCGGGCGCGACCATTCGACCGTCATCTATGCCGTGCGCAAGATCGAGGAACTGCGCGATACCGACCGCGATATCGACAATGCGGTGCGGGTTTTGATGAAGGAACTAGAGGGCTGA
- the rpsT gene encoding 30S ribosomal protein S20: MANTPQAKKRIRRNERRAVINGNRVSRIRTFVKKVEAALAAGDKETATVALAAAQPEMARGVAKGVLHKNTVARKFSRLTKRIAALA; this comes from the coding sequence ATGGCGAACACGCCGCAGGCCAAAAAGCGTATCCGTCGCAACGAGCGTCGCGCCGTCATCAACGGCAACCGCGTCAGCCGCATCCGTACCTTCGTGAAGAAGGTCGAGGCCGCGCTGGCCGCTGGCGACAAGGAAACCGCGACGGTCGCTCTGGCCGCGGCGCAGCCGGAAATGGCCCGCGGTGTCGCCAAGGGCGTGCTGCACAAGAACACGGTCGCGCGGAAATTCTCGCGCCTGACCAAGCGCATCGCCGCGCTGGCCTAA
- the mutM gene encoding bifunctional DNA-formamidopyrimidine glycosylase/DNA-(apurinic or apyrimidinic site) lyase: protein MPELPEVETTVRGLTPVLAGERLTLVEPRRADLRRPFPGDLRQRMIGATVTSLGRRAKYGLIDTDRGDTMVFHLGMSGRWRIDPGEPLAHDHLLLETGTGRRLALNDPRRFGFVDLWPTAELASYPPFLAMGPEPLGPDFTADYLAGVLEGRAAPIKAMLLDQRIVAGLGNIYVCEALHMARITPGRAGGQISRARLGRLVESIRAVLQAAILAGGSSLRDYVRPDGELGYFSKEWRVYGREGEACECGAIVRRRSDSGRSTFWCATCQRS from the coding sequence ATGCCCGAACTTCCCGAGGTCGAAACAACGGTCCGTGGCCTGACCCCGGTGCTGGCGGGCGAGCGGCTGACGCTGGTGGAGCCGCGCCGCGCCGACCTGCGCCGCCCCTTTCCCGGCGACCTGCGCCAGCGGATGATCGGGGCGACCGTCACCTCGCTGGGCCGCCGCGCGAAGTACGGCCTGATCGACACCGATCGCGGCGACACCATGGTCTTTCATCTTGGCATGTCGGGGCGCTGGCGGATCGATCCGGGCGAGCCGCTGGCGCATGACCATCTCCTCTTGGAGACGGGGACGGGGCGGCGGCTGGCGCTGAACGATCCTCGTCGATTCGGCTTTGTCGATCTGTGGCCGACGGCGGAACTGGCCAGCTATCCGCCTTTCCTGGCCATGGGGCCCGAGCCTTTGGGGCCGGACTTCACCGCCGATTATCTGGCTGGTGTGTTGGAGGGGCGGGCCGCGCCGATCAAGGCGATGCTGCTCGATCAGCGGATCGTCGCGGGACTCGGCAATATCTATGTGTGCGAAGCGCTGCATATGGCGAGGATCACGCCGGGGCGTGCGGGCGGGCAGATTTCGCGGGCGCGACTCGGCCGACTGGTCGAGTCGATCCGCGCGGTGCTTCAGGCCGCGATCCTGGCGGGCGGATCGTCCTTGCGTGATTATGTGCGACCCGATGGCGAACTGGGCTATTTCTCCAAGGAGTGGCGGGTCTATGGCCGTGAGGGCGAGGCGTGCGAATGCGGCGCGATCGTGCGGCGGCGAAGCGATTCGGGGCGCTCCACTTTCTGGTGCGCGACCTGCCAGCGCAGTTGA
- the coaBC gene encoding bifunctional phosphopantothenoylcysteine decarboxylase/phosphopantothenate--cysteine ligase CoaBC, whose translation MSHILLIVGGGIAAYKSCELIRLLRKNGHSVRCVLTEGGSHFVTPMTLAALSENQVFTTLWDLKDEAEMGHIQLSREADLVVVAPGTADLMARMANGHADDLATTLLLATDTPVLVAPAMNVRMWLHPATQRNVERLRADGVEVMAPDEGAMACGEFGPGRLPEPPAILSAIEAKLAPAARPLAGRHILVTAGPTHEPIDPVRYIANRSSGRQGFAIAEALARLGARVTLVAGPVTLPTPAGVDRVDVESARQMAEAVDAALPADAAVMVAAVADWRVEAAGQKVKKDGGAAPALTLIENPDILASVAASPKRPALVVGFAAETEHVIDHAVAKRARKRADWIVANDVSSDVFGGDANSVHLITADGVESWERMGKDDVARGLAQRIADALQDRS comes from the coding sequence ATGAGCCATATCCTGTTGATCGTCGGCGGCGGCATCGCCGCGTACAAGTCCTGCGAACTGATCCGGCTGCTCCGCAAGAACGGGCACAGCGTCCGCTGCGTCCTGACCGAAGGAGGCAGTCATTTCGTCACCCCGATGACGCTCGCCGCGCTGTCCGAGAATCAGGTCTTCACCACCCTGTGGGACCTGAAGGACGAGGCGGAGATGGGCCATATCCAGCTGAGCCGCGAGGCCGATCTGGTCGTCGTCGCACCCGGCACCGCCGACCTGATGGCGCGGATGGCGAACGGCCATGCCGACGATCTGGCGACCACCCTGCTGCTCGCCACCGATACGCCGGTGCTGGTCGCACCCGCCATGAACGTCCGCATGTGGCTGCACCCCGCGACGCAGCGCAATGTGGAGCGGTTGCGCGCCGATGGCGTCGAGGTGATGGCCCCGGACGAAGGCGCCATGGCCTGCGGCGAGTTCGGCCCCGGCCGCCTGCCTGAGCCGCCCGCCATCCTCTCCGCGATCGAGGCGAAGCTGGCACCCGCCGCCCGCCCGCTGGCCGGCCGCCATATCCTCGTCACCGCCGGGCCGACCCATGAGCCGATCGATCCGGTCCGCTACATCGCCAACCGCTCCTCGGGGCGACAGGGTTTCGCCATCGCCGAGGCCCTGGCGCGGCTCGGCGCGCGGGTGACGCTGGTGGCGGGGCCGGTAACCCTGCCCACCCCGGCGGGCGTGGACCGGGTCGATGTCGAGAGCGCACGCCAAATGGCGGAGGCGGTCGACGCCGCGCTCCCCGCCGATGCCGCCGTCATGGTCGCGGCGGTGGCCGACTGGCGGGTCGAAGCGGCCGGACAAAAGGTCAAGAAGGATGGCGGCGCGGCCCCCGCCCTGACGCTGATCGAGAATCCCGACATATTGGCGAGCGTCGCCGCCTCGCCGAAACGCCCCGCCCTGGTCGTCGGCTTCGCGGCCGAAACCGAGCATGTCATCGACCATGCCGTCGCCAAGCGTGCCCGCAAGCGCGCCGACTGGATCGTCGCCAACGACGTATCCTCGGACGTGTTCGGAGGGGATGCCAACAGCGTTCACCTGATCACCGCCGATGGCGTGGAAAGCTGGGAGCGGATGGGCAAGGACGATGTGGCCAGGGGGCTCGCGCAACGTATCGCCGATGCGCTACAAGACCGGTCATGA
- the dut gene encoding dUTP diphosphatase — MTLAPISIAIKRLPHGEGLALPAYATPGAAGMDVVAAETLTLHPGKRAAVATGFAIAIPPGYEVQVRPRSGLALKNGITCLNTPGTIDEDYRGEVKVILANLGEEPFEVVRGERIAQLVPAPVQRATLTLVDELDETQRGHGGFGSTSR; from the coding sequence ATGACGCTTGCTCCCATCTCCATTGCCATCAAACGCTTGCCCCATGGCGAAGGGCTTGCCCTGCCCGCCTATGCCACACCCGGCGCGGCGGGCATGGATGTCGTCGCGGCGGAGACGCTGACGCTCCATCCGGGCAAGCGCGCCGCCGTCGCGACCGGCTTCGCCATCGCCATCCCGCCGGGCTACGAGGTGCAGGTGCGGCCCCGTTCCGGCCTGGCGCTGAAGAACGGCATCACCTGCCTCAACACGCCCGGCACGATCGACGAGGATTATCGCGGCGAGGTGAAGGTGATCCTGGCCAATCTGGGCGAGGAGCCGTTCGAGGTGGTGCGCGGCGAGCGGATCGCCCAACTCGTCCCCGCCCCCGTCCAGCGCGCCACCCTGACCCTGGTCGATGAGCTGGACGAGACGCAGCGGGGTCATGGCGGGTTCGGATCGACCAGCCGATGA
- a CDS encoding molybdopterin-synthase adenylyltransferase MoeB: MILTDDELARYARHIVLREFGGGGQIRLKQARVAVIGAGGIGSPAIQYLAAAGIGSLILIDDDVVEPSNLQRQTIFTTEDRGLPKVEAAAAHVARLNPHVAVTVHRMRVTAENAGALIEGADVVLDGCDNFATRLAVADAALAVRIPLVSAAVGQFEGQLAVYRGWEADKPCYRCFVGDAVDQAGLTCADDGVLGPVTGVMGSLAALETLRAAAPFGRDSAGSILIADMLTMRFRTLMLPKDPGCRCARSVAA; this comes from the coding sequence ATGATCCTGACCGACGACGAACTTGCCCGTTATGCCCGCCATATCGTGTTGCGGGAATTCGGGGGCGGCGGTCAGATCCGGTTGAAACAGGCCAGGGTCGCGGTGATCGGCGCGGGCGGAATCGGCTCCCCCGCCATCCAGTATCTCGCCGCCGCCGGGATCGGATCGCTCATCCTGATCGATGATGACGTGGTCGAGCCGTCCAACCTGCAACGCCAGACCATCTTCACCACCGAGGATCGTGGCCTGCCCAAGGTCGAGGCCGCCGCCGCCCATGTCGCGCGGCTCAACCCCCATGTCGCGGTCACGGTCCATCGCATGCGGGTGACGGCGGAGAATGCGGGCGCGCTGATCGAGGGTGCCGATGTCGTGCTGGACGGGTGCGACAATTTCGCGACCCGGCTGGCCGTCGCCGATGCCGCGCTGGCGGTGCGGATCCCCCTCGTCTCGGCGGCGGTCGGGCAGTTCGAGGGGCAGTTGGCGGTCTATCGCGGGTGGGAGGCGGACAAGCCCTGTTACCGGTGCTTCGTCGGCGACGCGGTCGATCAAGCGGGACTGACCTGCGCCGATGACGGGGTGCTGGGGCCGGTGACGGGCGTGATGGGCAGTCTGGCCGCGCTGGAAACCCTGCGCGCCGCCGCACCCTTCGGTCGGGACAGCGCGGGCAGCATCCTGATCGCCGATATGCTGACCATGCGGTTCCGGACGCTGATGCTGCCCAAGGACCCCGGTTGCCGTTGTGCCCGATCTGTGGCGGCATGA
- the galU gene encoding UTP--glucose-1-phosphate uridylyltransferase GalU: MTIKKVRKAVFPVAGLGTRFLPATKSMPKEMLTVVDKPLIQYAVEEALEAGIEQIIFVTGRGKGALEDHFDISYELEATMKARGKSLAVIDGIRQKPGSPVYVRQQEPLGLGHAVWCAREIVGDEPFAVLLPDELMVGGFMKQMVEAYDKVGGNVIGALEVPDSETDKYGIISPGKQDGRLTEVTALVEKPKGKAPSNLMIPGRYILQPEVMQILDAQEPGAGGEIQLTDAMAKLIGNQPFHGFTFDGQRYDCGDKAGWLTANLALGVAREDIGPAVREFAKTLFA, encoded by the coding sequence ATGACGATCAAGAAAGTGCGCAAGGCCGTTTTTCCGGTGGCCGGTCTGGGAACGCGGTTCCTGCCCGCGACCAAGTCGATGCCCAAGGAAATGCTGACCGTCGTCGACAAGCCGTTGATCCAATATGCGGTCGAGGAAGCGCTGGAGGCGGGGATCGAGCAGATCATCTTCGTCACCGGTCGCGGCAAGGGCGCGCTGGAGGATCATTTCGACATCTCCTACGAACTCGAAGCCACGATGAAGGCGCGCGGCAAGTCGCTCGCAGTGATCGACGGCATCCGCCAGAAGCCGGGTTCGCCCGTCTATGTCCGCCAGCAGGAGCCGCTGGGACTGGGCCATGCCGTGTGGTGCGCGCGCGAGATCGTCGGCGACGAGCCGTTCGCGGTGCTGCTGCCCGACGAACTGATGGTCGGCGGCTTCATGAAGCAGATGGTCGAGGCCTATGACAAGGTCGGCGGCAACGTCATCGGCGCGCTGGAAGTGCCCGACAGCGAAACCGACAAATACGGCATCATCTCGCCGGGCAAGCAGGACGGCCGCCTGACCGAGGTCACCGCGCTGGTCGAAAAGCCCAAGGGCAAGGCGCCGTCGAACCTGATGATCCCGGGTCGCTACATCCTCCAGCCCGAGGTGATGCAGATCCTCGACGCGCAGGAGCCGGGCGCGGGCGGTGAGATCCAGCTGACCGACGCGATGGCCAAGCTGATCGGCAACCAGCCCTTCCATGGTTTCACTTTCGACGGGCAGCGTTACGACTGCGGCGACAAGGCGGGCTGGCTGACCGCCAATCTGGCGCTGGGCGTCGCGCGCGAGGACATCGGTCCGGCGGTGCGCGAATTCGCCAAGACGCTGTTCGCCTGA